Proteins encoded within one genomic window of Acinetobacter sp. YWS30-1:
- a CDS encoding YggT family protein, with translation MGANSALIFGIIINVAILLVFFRFLMQLAAVSPYNPVVLSTVKATKIVDVFGRIFPTAGKGRVNTAALALLVVLYLLKIFGIMYLSGGMPNGPIHLLILTFVTMMQDLIRFCRYLIFATIILSWVVMFTQSRSPYIEVVQELAEPLLAPFRRIMPNMGMIDLSPILAILALIVIEMIMNQVAIVLLTGL, from the coding sequence ATGGGTGCAAATTCTGCGCTAATTTTTGGCATTATCATTAACGTCGCGATTTTGCTCGTATTCTTCCGCTTTTTAATGCAATTAGCCGCGGTGAGTCCTTATAATCCTGTCGTTCTATCTACTGTCAAAGCGACTAAAATTGTAGATGTGTTTGGGCGTATTTTCCCAACTGCAGGTAAAGGCCGGGTGAATACTGCTGCACTGGCACTTTTGGTCGTGCTGTATTTGCTGAAAATTTTTGGCATCATGTATTTGTCTGGGGGAATGCCAAATGGTCCAATCCATTTGCTTATTCTAACCTTCGTCACCATGATGCAGGATTTGATCCGCTTCTGTCGTTACCTGATTTTTGCAACGATTATTTTGAGCTGGGTGGTGATGTTTACGCAATCCCGTTCACCTTATATTGAAGTGGTTCAGGAACTTGCAGAACCATTATTGGCACCGTTCCGTCGTATCATGCCGAATATGGGAATGATCGATCTGTCTCCAATTCTGGCAATTTTGGCACTGATCGTAATTGAAATGATTATGAACCAGGTGGCAATTGTGTTGCTAACCGGCCTTTAA